One part of the Candidatus Methanoperedens sp. genome encodes these proteins:
- a CDS encoding ORC1-type DNA replication protein: MKDLLSWDQTLFKDSELFELDHIPEHFLHRDAQLQALMYSIRPALSGSRPLNCLCIGAPGTGKTTAVFKVFEEIEKHTPKIVPVLVNCQLNSTRYAVFSQIFKKLIGYAPPSSGVSFKKVFGEVAKYLAEKEKVLVVALDDMNYLFYENEVNEVLYSLLRAHETHPGARVGVIAVLSDTGVPHILDQKVESVFLPEEIKFPQYSKDEIMDILSNRAKLGFYPNVLDDSVLERITEHTFELGDLRVGIDLLKRAGFNAEKRASRTIALSDVELAYEKSRLVHLSYIMRTLKKDEKTLLGLILDSSESNSGELYEKFHSKTNLGYTRFYEMLNKLNSVKLIDADFTGKGARGRSRVVTLRYPVDEVKVRL; the protein is encoded by the coding sequence ATGAAAGACCTTCTCTCCTGGGACCAGACACTTTTCAAAGACAGCGAGCTGTTCGAGCTTGATCATATACCGGAGCATTTTCTTCACAGGGATGCGCAATTACAGGCGCTGATGTATAGCATCCGTCCTGCTCTCTCCGGCTCGCGCCCCCTGAACTGCCTGTGCATAGGCGCGCCGGGTACGGGGAAGACCACGGCAGTGTTTAAGGTTTTCGAAGAGATCGAGAAGCATACTCCAAAAATAGTCCCTGTGCTCGTGAACTGCCAATTGAACTCCACGCGGTATGCGGTTTTTTCACAGATATTTAAAAAACTTATCGGATATGCCCCTCCGTCTTCGGGTGTTTCTTTCAAAAAAGTGTTTGGCGAGGTCGCAAAATATCTCGCAGAAAAAGAGAAGGTCCTTGTGGTTGCGCTTGATGATATGAATTACCTGTTCTATGAGAATGAGGTAAATGAAGTGCTCTACTCCCTCCTGCGGGCCCATGAGACGCACCCTGGGGCGCGCGTGGGTGTTATCGCTGTACTGAGCGATACAGGGGTCCCGCACATTCTTGACCAGAAAGTCGAATCCGTTTTCCTGCCCGAGGAGATAAAGTTCCCGCAGTATTCAAAGGATGAAATAATGGATATCCTCTCAAACCGCGCGAAGCTCGGGTTCTATCCCAATGTTCTCGATGACAGCGTTCTGGAGAGGATCACCGAGCATACCTTTGAGCTCGGGGATTTACGCGTGGGGATAGATCTCTTGAAACGTGCCGGTTTCAATGCAGAGAAGCGGGCGAGCAGGACGATAGCACTTTCTGATGTGGAGTTAGCTTATGAGAAATCACGACTTGTGCACCTTTCGTATATAATGAGGACGCTGAAAAAAGACGAGAAGACCCTTCTTGGCTTGATTCTGGACTCATCGGAATCGAATTCAGGCGAGCTTTATGAAAAATTCCATTCCAAAACGAATCTGGGTTACACGCGTTTCTATGAGATGCTGAACAAGCTCAATTCTGTCAAGCTTATTGATGCAGATTTCACGGGGAAGGGAGCTCGCGGGAGAAGCAGGGTGGTGACGCTGCGGTATCCGGTGGATGAGGTAAAAGTGAGGTTGTAG
- a CDS encoding helix-turn-helix domain-containing protein yields MPKTEKHIYSETAAVQDLYTHKIVRLSPSVKLVFKVLEYKGLLTQKELVAESYLPPRTVRYALSRLKKEGILEERLYYKDARQSLYGVKSPAPDERISNFACGIV; encoded by the coding sequence ATGCCAAAAACGGAAAAACACATTTATTCAGAAACGGCAGCAGTCCAGGATCTTTATACCCACAAGATTGTGCGCTTATCCCCTTCGGTGAAACTCGTTTTCAAAGTGCTGGAGTATAAGGGATTACTCACGCAGAAGGAACTCGTGGCAGAGAGTTATCTTCCCCCGCGCACGGTGCGGTATGCACTGAGCAGGCTGAAAAAAGAAGGCATACTTGAGGAGAGGCTCTATTACAAAGATGCACGCCAGAGCCTGTATGGGGTGAAAAGCCCTGCTCCCGATGAACGCATATCCAACTTTGCATGCGGTATAGTATAG
- a CDS encoding succinate dehydrogenase/fumarate reductase iron-sulfur subunit: protein MRFKIKRSDGQNSRFDSFDVKVKPHMSVLEALFQIQEEQDSSLSFRYSCRGAVCGSCAMLINKKQRLACRTQVSEIAGERVISPAAYGPIAKPLIKTGDDILIEPLPNLPVIKDLIVDWEPFFKHYREIQPWFTGSAEAMMSQEDVKKIDKYAACIQCCICYGACPVASRDKDYLGPAALAKAWRFYADVRNRDAEKILDRVDKKNGVWECDEVYRCVEVCPKQVPPTNAITGFMRQIIIHRLKTIFR from the coding sequence ATGAGATTCAAGATCAAGAGGTCGGACGGGCAAAATTCAAGGTTCGATTCCTTTGACGTCAAGGTAAAGCCGCACATGTCAGTACTTGAGGCGCTTTTCCAGATACAGGAAGAGCAGGACAGCTCGCTCTCGTTCAGGTATTCGTGCAGGGGTGCGGTGTGCGGCTCGTGCGCCATGCTCATCAACAAGAAACAGAGGCTTGCCTGCCGAACACAGGTTTCCGAGATCGCAGGTGAGCGTGTGATAAGCCCGGCGGCATACGGCCCCATTGCAAAACCCCTGATAAAGACAGGGGATGATATTCTCATTGAGCCACTTCCTAACCTGCCTGTCATCAAGGACCTGATAGTGGATTGGGAGCCTTTCTTCAAACATTATAGAGAAATACAGCCATGGTTCACAGGCTCTGCTGAAGCAATGATGTCCCAGGAAGATGTCAAAAAAATTGACAAATATGCTGCATGCATCCAGTGCTGTATCTGCTACGGGGCATGTCCGGTGGCTTCGCGGGACAAAGATTATCTCGGACCTGCTGCACTTGCGAAAGCCTGGAGGTTCTACGCAGACGTCCGCAACAGGGATGCTGAAAAGATACTGGATAGAGTGGACAAAAAAAATGGCGTCTGGGAATGTGATGAGGTTTACCGCTGCGTGGAAGTCTGCCCCAAACAGGTTCCTCCCACCAACGCCATCACGGGCTTCATGAGGCAAATAATTATTCATAGACTAAAAACAATATTCAGGTAA
- a CDS encoding AI-2E family transporter: MPNTQLTDGVSVLIKHKWKIVLAVIILLVAAMFVNIIFPLLDGIIMGVVLAYVARPLKNFFDRYTPGISPYLATAAIVVPIFLIIGLGIIEIFNLILWAIKNQDYVVGVLLRFVDRLDLPEFARNKMDDIISNFTDYLLPFIKQLPVGQIVKSLAIIILNILIAIILCFYLLVDGGRLVDRMLDIIPDEIEGFMRKFLKHFDGILSALFIGNIYSAIAVGILSLIVFWAFGFPNVLALSALMLVAAIVPFFAGWMVIIPLGIYRYFEMGTQSAAIFLTVSLLILIIPPELLIRPYIIKTRSNIHPMLIIIAFLGGGLVGGIAGFFIAPILLGAIVSAYRANEELRREALKQAGRSS, from the coding sequence ATGCCAAACACTCAACTCACGGACGGCGTATCTGTTTTAATCAAACACAAGTGGAAGATCGTCCTGGCAGTAATTATTCTTCTGGTAGCTGCCATGTTCGTGAATATCATATTCCCGCTCCTTGACGGTATAATTATGGGCGTAGTGCTCGCATACGTTGCAAGGCCGCTGAAAAACTTTTTTGACAGGTACACTCCAGGAATATCTCCCTACCTCGCCACGGCTGCCATCGTCGTCCCGATTTTCCTGATAATCGGCCTGGGTATTATCGAGATTTTCAATCTGATACTCTGGGCAATCAAAAACCAGGATTATGTGGTCGGGGTGCTGCTCAGGTTTGTTGATAGGCTGGACCTTCCGGAATTCGCGCGTAATAAGATGGATGACATCATATCGAATTTTACAGACTATCTTCTGCCGTTTATAAAGCAGCTGCCTGTAGGCCAGATTGTGAAGTCTCTTGCGATCATTATCCTGAATATCCTGATCGCCATAATCCTGTGTTTCTATTTGCTCGTGGACGGCGGACGTCTTGTTGATAGGATGCTGGATATAATCCCCGACGAGATAGAGGGCTTCATGCGAAAATTCTTGAAGCACTTTGACGGCATTCTTTCCGCGCTGTTCATAGGGAATATCTACAGTGCGATCGCCGTGGGGATTTTGTCATTGATCGTTTTCTGGGCTTTCGGTTTCCCGAATGTACTGGCGCTTTCAGCCCTTATGCTAGTCGCCGCTATCGTTCCGTTCTTCGCGGGATGGATGGTGATCATTCCACTTGGTATTTACAGGTACTTTGAAATGGGGACGCAAAGTGCAGCAATATTTCTGACAGTCTCTCTCCTGATCCTGATAATCCCGCCTGAACTTTTAATAAGGCCTTATATCATCAAAACCCGCTCGAACATACATCCGATGCTGATAATCATCGCATTCCTTGGAGGCGGGCTGGTCGGAGGGATTGCGGGTTTCTTCATCGCGCCCATACTGCTCGGGGCAATAGTCTCGGCATACAGGGCGAACGAAGAACTCCGTAGGGAAGCATTAAAGCAAGCTGGACGATCAAGCTAA
- the ileS gene encoding isoleucine--tRNA ligase encodes MLKEASQYDAKLIDQKSQKFWDEIDAYSSVRELRKNGKKFFFVDGPPYTTGRIHLGTAWNKIIKDSILRYRSMNGYHVLDRAGWDMHGLPIEVKVEGVLGFKSKKDIEKYGVGNFVAKCKEFALTHRDEMTLQFRNLGVWLNWKDPYMTLRDEYIEAAWWTLKQAHEKKLLEKGLRVVNWCPRCETAIADSEVEYWDETDPSVYIKFPVKNEENTFIVIWTTTPWTIPANIAVAVHPSFEYVKIRVVKDGKEEILIMAAPLMANVLKQGRYKEYEILETMLGEDINIEYSHPLEGKVPRQKEFHHKVYMADFVTAENTGCVHIAPGHGIDDFELGMKNKLPIFCPVGSDGRYTEEAGEYKGMHVKDANRVVLDDLTDSNLLLASGKISHRYGHCWRCKTPIIYLATEQWFLKVTDLKEEMLAEIQKVKWYPDWAGSARFADWVTGSRDWCISRQRYWGIPIPVWVCESCGEKEVIGTRNELEKRSGVSKLPDLHRPNVDNIHIKCRCGGRMSRVADVFDVWFDSAVASWATLNYPHDEKAFREWWPADFITEGHDQTRGWFYSQLGASMIAFGKAPYKSVLMHGFTLDTEGKKMSKSLGNVVSPEEVVAKYGAESLRLYVLSQNAPWEDLKFSWDEVGNVHRMLNIMWNVYRFPLPYMILDNFNPLEMKGIPEGLRLEDRWILSRMQSLVKQVDVAMSEYNLHKATRPISEFVLEDLSRWYIQLIRPRTWREANDPDKLAAYYTLYEVLVTLTKLIAPFAPHVSEEMYQNLVRNVDRDAPATVHLCDWVKPKEEFVDTELENRMNLIREIVEASSNARQKLKRKLRWPVKRIIVAPGKDEVAGAVKSLESVLKEQTNAKEIVLLATRETWEELGVEAVPNPATIGPAFKKEAGSVIADLKKADGRIIKKVISEKGSFELGNWEITEDMVSFRDTIPPAIAQAGFSAGIVYVDTELTREIESEGYAREVIRRIQDMRKELDLSVEEEINAVVEIKEPKVLELVTELKDFISGEVRAKSLKICSRADVQGDLVKDWDVEDIKMRMGVSRT; translated from the coding sequence ATGTTAAAAGAGGCTTCTCAGTACGACGCAAAACTAATAGACCAGAAAAGCCAGAAATTCTGGGATGAAATAGACGCTTATTCCAGCGTAAGAGAACTCAGGAAGAACGGCAAGAAGTTCTTTTTTGTGGATGGCCCCCCCTATACCACGGGAAGGATCCATCTGGGGACAGCCTGGAACAAGATAATCAAGGATTCAATACTGCGATATAGATCCATGAATGGTTATCATGTCCTCGACAGGGCAGGATGGGATATGCACGGCCTGCCGATAGAAGTGAAGGTGGAAGGTGTCCTCGGGTTCAAGTCAAAAAAGGATATCGAGAAATACGGTGTGGGTAACTTCGTAGCTAAATGCAAGGAGTTTGCTCTGACCCACAGGGATGAGATGACCCTCCAGTTCAGGAATCTTGGCGTGTGGCTGAACTGGAAAGACCCCTACATGACATTGCGTGATGAGTATATCGAGGCAGCCTGGTGGACCCTGAAACAGGCGCATGAGAAGAAGCTCCTTGAAAAAGGGCTGCGGGTCGTGAATTGGTGTCCAAGGTGCGAAACGGCGATAGCGGATTCAGAGGTTGAATACTGGGATGAGACTGATCCTTCGGTATATATAAAATTCCCGGTCAAGAACGAGGAGAATACCTTCATAGTTATATGGACCACAACGCCATGGACTATCCCGGCAAATATCGCAGTCGCAGTACATCCTTCTTTTGAGTATGTAAAGATCAGGGTGGTAAAGGATGGGAAGGAAGAGATACTGATAATGGCCGCGCCACTTATGGCGAATGTCCTGAAACAGGGCAGGTACAAAGAATACGAGATACTTGAAACCATGCTCGGTGAGGATATCAATATTGAATACAGCCATCCTCTGGAAGGAAAAGTACCCAGGCAAAAGGAATTCCATCATAAGGTTTACATGGCAGATTTCGTCACTGCCGAGAACACAGGTTGCGTTCACATCGCACCCGGGCATGGCATTGATGACTTTGAACTCGGGATGAAGAATAAACTTCCGATATTTTGCCCCGTGGGCTCTGACGGCAGGTACACCGAAGAAGCGGGAGAATACAAAGGGATGCATGTGAAAGATGCCAACAGGGTCGTGCTTGACGACTTGACTGATAGTAACCTGCTCCTTGCAAGCGGCAAGATCTCGCACAGGTATGGCCACTGCTGGAGATGCAAGACACCCATCATCTATCTTGCCACAGAGCAATGGTTTTTGAAAGTGACTGACCTCAAGGAAGAAATGCTAGCTGAGATTCAAAAAGTCAAATGGTATCCCGATTGGGCCGGATCTGCGCGCTTTGCAGATTGGGTAACGGGTTCCCGTGACTGGTGCATCTCGCGCCAGAGGTACTGGGGAATTCCAATTCCAGTATGGGTTTGCGAATCCTGTGGCGAGAAAGAGGTGATAGGGACAAGAAATGAGCTTGAGAAGCGGTCCGGAGTTTCAAAGCTTCCCGATCTCCACAGGCCGAACGTGGATAATATCCATATCAAATGCAGATGCGGAGGGCGGATGAGCAGGGTGGCTGACGTTTTTGATGTTTGGTTCGATTCTGCCGTAGCTTCCTGGGCGACCCTTAATTACCCGCACGATGAGAAGGCATTCAGGGAGTGGTGGCCTGCGGATTTCATCACTGAGGGTCATGACCAGACACGGGGCTGGTTCTATTCACAGCTTGGGGCAAGCATGATAGCATTCGGAAAAGCACCTTACAAGAGCGTGCTGATGCATGGTTTCACTCTTGACACCGAAGGAAAGAAAATGTCAAAGAGCCTGGGCAATGTTGTGTCACCTGAAGAAGTTGTGGCAAAATACGGCGCCGAGTCGCTCCGCCTTTATGTGCTTTCACAAAATGCGCCATGGGAAGACCTTAAATTCAGCTGGGACGAGGTTGGGAACGTCCATAGGATGCTGAATATCATGTGGAATGTTTACCGTTTCCCGCTGCCCTACATGATACTAGATAACTTCAACCCCCTTGAAATGAAAGGAATTCCTGAAGGATTGAGGTTGGAGGATAGGTGGATCCTGTCAAGAATGCAATCGCTCGTAAAACAGGTGGATGTCGCGATGTCGGAATACAACCTCCACAAAGCCACCCGCCCGATCTCGGAGTTTGTACTTGAGGATCTGTCGCGCTGGTACATACAGCTAATTCGTCCAAGAACCTGGCGGGAAGCTAACGACCCGGACAAGCTGGCTGCATATTACACATTATACGAGGTCCTTGTTACCCTTACAAAGCTGATAGCGCCTTTTGCACCGCATGTTTCAGAAGAAATGTATCAGAATCTTGTGCGCAATGTCGACCGCGATGCGCCCGCGACTGTTCACCTGTGCGACTGGGTAAAGCCGAAAGAGGAGTTTGTAGATACAGAACTTGAGAACCGGATGAACCTCATCAGGGAGATCGTCGAAGCTTCATCGAATGCCAGGCAGAAATTAAAGAGAAAATTAAGATGGCCTGTGAAAAGGATCATAGTGGCACCAGGGAAAGATGAGGTGGCAGGCGCAGTAAAAAGTCTTGAATCTGTTTTAAAAGAGCAGACGAACGCCAAGGAAATAGTATTACTGGCAACTCGCGAAACCTGGGAAGAGCTGGGCGTGGAAGCCGTACCGAATCCCGCCACCATAGGCCCTGCCTTCAAAAAAGAAGCGGGCAGTGTGATAGCAGATCTAAAAAAGGCTGACGGCAGGATAATAAAAAAAGTGATATCAGAGAAGGGCAGTTTTGAACTCGGGAACTGGGAGATAACAGAGGATATGGTAAGTTTCAGGGATACGATCCCACCTGCTATTGCCCAGGCCGGATTCTCGGCAGGGATTGTCTATGTGGACACGGAACTCACACGCGAGATCGAATCCGAAGGCTATGCACGCGAGGTTATACGAAGAATTCAGGATATGCGCAAGGAGCTTGACCTTTCCGTGGAAGAAGAGATAAATGCGGTAGTCGAGATCAAAGAGCCCAAAGTTTTGGAACTCGTCACAGAGTTAAAAGACTTCATATCCGGGGAGGTCCGGGCAAAGTCGCTAAAAATCTGTTCCAGGGCAGACGTTCAGGGAGATCTTGTGAAGGATTGGGATGTCGAGGATATAAAAATGAGGATGGGGGTTTCGAGAACGTAA
- the hypA gene encoding hydrogenase maturation nickel metallochaperone HypA: MHEISIAGAIVDAVIDAARKNDAKKVDEVFIEVGVLTALNPEQLRFIFETITRGTVAEGARYNIKVIKPLINCKKCSYNGEIEFFEKLHFFLPVIKCPKCGETDVDITAGRECCVKKIKIE; encoded by the coding sequence ATGCATGAGATCTCCATCGCCGGGGCCATTGTGGATGCTGTAATTGATGCCGCCAGGAAAAATGATGCCAAAAAGGTGGATGAGGTCTTTATCGAGGTCGGAGTGCTTACGGCACTTAATCCCGAACAACTGAGGTTCATTTTTGAAACTATAACCCGCGGGACAGTGGCTGAGGGAGCAAGATACAATATAAAAGTCATCAAACCTCTGATAAATTGTAAAAAATGCTCTTACAATGGCGAGATCGAATTCTTTGAAAAATTACACTTTTTCCTGCCTGTAATAAAATGCCCAAAATGCGGAGAAACGGATGTGGATATAACCGCAGGTCGTGAATGCTGCGTCAAAAAAATCAAGATAGAATGA
- a CDS encoding DUF84 family protein, which translates to MKMPGMKNCIKVASLNKNKIDAVKEVFPSYNVEGLACRSGVKEQPLGLPEIIHGAIFRAKAVFDACEYSVGIEDGMAPVPETQSGYMNFCCCAIYDGRRVYLGLGPAFEYPPQCTKRVVDEGITISEAFTPISSKPEIGYEEGIIGWLTKGRINRKDYTKAAVEMARVQIDNAELF; encoded by the coding sequence ATGAAAATGCCCGGAATGAAAAATTGCATCAAAGTGGCTTCACTGAACAAAAATAAGATCGATGCCGTGAAAGAAGTCTTCCCCTCGTACAATGTTGAAGGCCTTGCATGCAGATCCGGGGTCAAGGAGCAACCCCTCGGCCTTCCCGAGATCATTCATGGCGCGATCTTCAGGGCCAAAGCGGTTTTTGATGCGTGTGAATACTCAGTGGGAATAGAGGACGGCATGGCCCCTGTCCCTGAGACACAGAGCGGGTACATGAACTTCTGTTGCTGCGCCATCTACGATGGAAGAAGAGTTTATCTTGGTCTTGGGCCCGCATTTGAATATCCGCCCCAGTGCACAAAAAGGGTGGTGGATGAAGGGATAACGATATCTGAGGCTTTTACTCCCATCTCAAGCAAACCGGAAATCGGTTACGAAGAAGGCATCATTGGCTGGCTCACGAAAGGGAGGATAAACAGGAAGGATTATACGAAGGCGGCAGTTGAGATGGCAAGGGTCCAGATAGATAATGCCGAATTATTTTGA
- a CDS encoding NADP-dependent oxidoreductase: MKAAQIKKYGGSEVVEINKNAPKPTVSRGQLLVEVYAAGVNPVDWKIREGYMQQMMPLKFPATLGMDFSGVIVEVGEGISGFKKGDEVFGQASVLNGGSFAEYASADAKATARKPKNFSHVEAAASPLTGVSAWQALVDHMGLSKGKKILIHGGAGGIGTIAIQLAKNLGAYVATTASAKDLQYVKELGADEAIDYKNQSFDNLIRNYDAVFDTVGGETYVKSFTVLKKGGIIVSMLEQPRSELMKRYGVNAIAQFTQVNSERLSKLAELADKRVVKVHVDKTFPLEEAVEALEYLQNGHPRGKVVLKIKKT, encoded by the coding sequence ATGAAAGCTGCGCAGATTAAAAAGTATGGAGGCAGTGAAGTTGTCGAGATCAACAAAAATGCACCAAAACCCACGGTATCTCGTGGACAGCTTCTCGTGGAGGTATATGCAGCCGGGGTAAATCCTGTCGATTGGAAGATCCGCGAAGGATATATGCAGCAAATGATGCCATTGAAGTTCCCAGCAACCTTGGGAATGGATTTTTCAGGCGTAATAGTAGAAGTCGGAGAAGGCATTTCCGGTTTCAAAAAAGGCGATGAGGTTTTCGGGCAGGCCAGCGTCTTAAACGGCGGGTCATTCGCAGAATATGCTTCAGCAGATGCAAAGGCCACGGCACGTAAACCAAAGAACTTCAGTCATGTTGAAGCAGCCGCATCGCCGCTTACAGGGGTAAGCGCCTGGCAGGCACTCGTTGATCATATGGGTCTTTCCAAAGGCAAAAAGATCCTCATCCACGGTGGCGCGGGCGGCATAGGGACAATCGCCATCCAGCTTGCTAAAAATCTGGGAGCATATGTGGCGACAACAGCGAGCGCGAAAGATCTACAGTATGTCAAAGAATTGGGGGCAGATGAAGCTATAGATTACAAGAATCAGTCCTTCGACAATCTTATACGCAACTATGACGCGGTTTTTGACACAGTGGGCGGCGAGACGTACGTTAAATCTTTCACAGTGCTCAAGAAAGGTGGTATAATCGTTTCTATGCTGGAGCAGCCTCGTTCTGAACTCATGAAACGATATGGGGTAAATGCCATAGCACAATTCACGCAGGTGAACAGTGAACGACTGTCCAAACTGGCCGAACTCGCAGATAAACGTGTCGTCAAAGTGCATGTTGACAAGACATTTCCTCTGGAAGAGGCAGTAGAAGCACTCGAGTATCTGCAAAATGGACATCCGCGAGGTAAGGTTGTCTTAAAGATAAAGAAAACCTGA
- a CDS encoding ammonium transporter — MFFISPVSAGDGTNNDFSQSINFTWLLLAAFLVFFMQVGFAMLGAGIIRVKNSLNFFTMVFMDFSLGALAFWAVGFALMFGGSNPSLGLNLGNQYVGYSGFLLMGQTYNNYSAGFLLFQIMFAAAAVSIVACAVVERLKFKAYLLYTLAVTTIIYPIYGHWIWGGGWLAQMGVKDFAGSGAVHAVGGFVALAGAYLLGPRIGKYDKDGKPNVIPGHDITYIVIGTFILIFGWFGFNAGSTLAATDLRISVIALNTFMAAAAGATSACFLLLSKSGKADITMICNGALGGLVAITGPSAYVAPWAAVLIGLIGGIIFVKAYWFVEWKLKIDDPVGAVACHAANGVWGLLAVGIFADGTYQGITGLIAGNSHQLYIQAVGAAAAVAWAFGMGYIMFSLIDRTVGLRVKPEEELQGLDIGEHGISAYPEFTANMRDGR, encoded by the coding sequence TTGTTTTTTATTTCCCCGGTAAGTGCCGGGGATGGTACAAACAATGACTTTAGTCAATCCATAAATTTCACATGGCTTCTGCTAGCGGCTTTCCTGGTATTTTTCATGCAGGTAGGATTTGCCATGCTTGGTGCCGGAATAATCAGAGTGAAAAATTCCCTGAATTTCTTCACGATGGTCTTTATGGACTTCTCCCTCGGTGCGCTGGCATTCTGGGCCGTGGGTTTTGCACTGATGTTCGGCGGCTCCAATCCCTCACTTGGCCTGAACCTGGGAAACCAGTATGTAGGATACAGCGGATTCCTATTAATGGGCCAAACCTATAACAACTATTCCGCCGGGTTTTTGCTATTCCAGATAATGTTCGCAGCTGCGGCAGTATCTATAGTAGCCTGCGCCGTGGTTGAACGCCTGAAATTCAAGGCATATCTCCTGTATACGTTAGCCGTTACTACGATCATTTACCCGATTTACGGGCACTGGATCTGGGGAGGAGGCTGGCTAGCGCAGATGGGAGTCAAGGATTTCGCGGGTTCTGGCGCGGTTCATGCCGTTGGCGGATTTGTGGCACTCGCGGGAGCATATCTTCTTGGGCCGCGAATTGGGAAATATGATAAAGATGGAAAACCGAACGTAATTCCGGGGCATGACATTACCTACATAGTCATAGGAACCTTCATTCTGATTTTTGGATGGTTCGGCTTTAATGCCGGAAGCACACTTGCGGCTACCGACCTTCGCATCTCTGTAATAGCCCTGAACACTTTTATGGCCGCGGCGGCAGGTGCAACCTCGGCATGCTTCCTGTTATTGAGCAAATCAGGTAAAGCGGACATAACAATGATATGCAATGGGGCACTTGGGGGACTTGTCGCAATAACAGGGCCAAGCGCTTATGTCGCTCCATGGGCCGCTGTCTTGATAGGATTGATCGGAGGCATAATATTCGTAAAAGCCTACTGGTTCGTGGAATGGAAACTGAAGATAGATGACCCTGTGGGGGCCGTTGCATGCCATGCTGCAAATGGTGTCTGGGGCCTGCTGGCTGTAGGTATATTTGCGGACGGCACGTACCAGGGAATAACCGGTTTGATCGCAGGCAATTCCCATCAGCTCTATATCCAGGCTGTCGGCGCAGCTGCAGCAGTCGCATGGGCATTCGGCATGGGTTATATCATGTTCTCGCTCATCGATAGAACGGTTGGACTGCGGGTCAAACCCGAAGAAGAGCTGCAGGGACTCGACATAGGAGAACACGGCATCTCGGCATACCCGGAATTTACGGCAAACATGAGGGATGGAAGATAA
- a CDS encoding P-II family nitrogen regulator: protein MKKIEAIIRGEKLEAVKQALDLKGFGSMTVTEVKGRGQQKGVKQIWRGREYTVDFIPKVKLEIFTSRETADEIVKIIIENAFSGNIGDGKIFVLPVEKAVRIRTGELDRKAL, encoded by the coding sequence ATGAAGAAAATCGAAGCAATAATCAGGGGCGAAAAACTCGAAGCTGTGAAACAGGCCCTGGATCTTAAGGGATTCGGGAGCATGACCGTTACGGAGGTCAAAGGCCGTGGTCAGCAAAAAGGTGTTAAGCAGATATGGCGCGGCAGGGAATACACGGTCGATTTCATACCGAAGGTGAAGCTTGAAATATTCACCTCGAGAGAGACCGCAGATGAAATCGTTAAGATAATCATAGAGAACGCTTTTTCAGGCAATATCGGGGACGGAAAGATATTTGTCCTTCCTGTCGAGAAAGCGGTCAGGATAAGAACAGGAGAGCTTGACAGGAAAGCTCTTTAA
- a CDS encoding elongation factor 1-beta: MGEVAAKIKVMPTGMEVDLNKLKEALKKAVPEGARLHGFSEEPVAFGLKALIAVVKVGDIEGGTEKVEEAFSKVRGVESVSVVELGRM, from the coding sequence ATGGGTGAAGTTGCGGCCAAGATAAAGGTAATGCCTACAGGAATGGAAGTTGACCTGAACAAGCTCAAAGAAGCGCTTAAGAAGGCAGTTCCAGAAGGTGCGCGTTTGCACGGCTTCTCTGAAGAACCGGTAGCGTTCGGCCTGAAAGCCCTTATAGCAGTTGTAAAAGTCGGCGATATAGAGGGTGGAACCGAGAAAGTCGAAGAGGCCTTCAGTAAAGTCAGAGGGGTGGAAAGCGTATCTGTCGTTGAACTGGGCAGGATGTAG
- a CDS encoding zinc finger domain-containing protein, with translation MAEIEKCVSCGVNLVERGYARFSCPQCKKELGRCVHCRHQSNPYKCPGCGFEGP, from the coding sequence ATGGCTGAAATAGAAAAATGTGTTTCATGCGGAGTAAATCTTGTTGAGCGAGGTTATGCACGGTTCTCGTGCCCGCAATGCAAAAAAGAACTTGGTAGATGCGTGCATTGCAGGCATCAGAGCAATCCTTACAAATGCCCGGGCTGTGGATTTGAGGGGCCGTGA